The Engraulis encrasicolus isolate BLACKSEA-1 chromosome 11, IST_EnEncr_1.0, whole genome shotgun sequence nucleotide sequence AGTCCAAGATTACATTCAGAATTATATTTTTCCTCTTCAACTGAATGAATGAACCACTTCATACCCCAACTGACTCCCATTCAATCCTGCCCCATAGTGCAAGGGATtgtattgcaatgcaatgcagtttaATCTGATCTCAAAAGCGTGTCAGAAGGTATCAGTCCATTTccgtttattttttcattttttttcccagaAGTCTGAGGTGGATCCTGTTATATTCCATTCCAATATTCCATGCTCTCAATGTCCTCTTGTCTCTCGAGATGATATGCATTAATCATCCCTAGCAATTCAATGCAGGATTCCTCATCATTTCAAAAAGGAATATAAGATGAATTTTAAAAATTCTCAGTttaaaacttgtcaaaattgGCTGTGAACACAAAAAAGTAACTActgtattagagtagagtagagtagagtagagtagaatagaatagaatagaatagaatagaatagaatagaatagaatagaatagaatagaatacaatgcaatacaacacaatacaatacaatacaatacaatacaatagggtagaatgcctttattgtcattaggAGCCTCTTATTTTCTATGTGCTTACCTTGCAATTTCCAAGGTGTTTCCCTATGAATCTGGCAAGGACTATAATGCACGTTGGAATCAAGAGAACATACCACAAAATCGGTGGTTGAAACTTGTAACTGTACACAATGTAACGATATGTCAATATCAAGactgaaacacaacaggaaataaGATGGGGGGAAAACACAAGCAGCTATGATGGTGAAAcacttccctccctctctaccactGGGCTTGCATCCAGCTAAGGCAACGTAACatgacgtctgtctgtctgcgtgccggCCCTTTCAGAAAACGAGATGGCCTATTGACCAACCACCTCTTTCAATAATGGCGATTCATTGAGTGAGCAccaccttttttttccccctggacCCGTCGCAGCCCTCTTCTGGTCCGACCGTGGGCCAGACATGGCCTTGTTATCTATAGAGAATGGGTGATAAaaatacaacacagcacaaggtgtgtgtgggcggggcaGGGCCGGGCTCTTTTGTCCAGTCATTCTGGAGCCACTGAGGCTGGATTAAGGTCGCTCTTGTCCAGCCTTGCcacctaaaataaaaaaaaactccttgtgcttgaccttagtgtcttatttagtgtgcgaaACTGCTCCTACGTTGAActgtactttttgggtccacgcacctacttatttttctaaacatctagagcacaACAATACCTTTGCCTCCAGCCTGGCCGCCTAGCCTGCCAGCCTgctgttcccctctctccctcacctctctacAGATATGCCTACAGCAGGACTCCGGACCCCCAAGATCCATAGACTATCCATCCCCACCTAAGGAGGAAAACCTTTTTATCGGGAGAAGATCCGATCCGTTGCTTGACCAAACATCTCAGAGGGCATGCAATGCTGTCTGCTGAATGAAGTGGGCACAGGAACTCAGGTGAGACTTTAGGAGAGTTTAGTGAGGATTGACAGAGCATTCACACACTGTAGGAGTAGCCGGAGAGACACTACCATCTGGGGCGGCCCTATGGGGGTTGTGTGACTAGCATTTGTGTGGGATAACGATATCGATACAGGTTTACAAGACACTTCACTGCCCACTGTTGATGGATCACCCTGACTCTGCTCCATCGTTTCTCCATGGGGCTATGCATGGAGGCAGCTTCCCTCAAAGGCACCACTACCAGTCCTCCCCATCATGCCCCTTAGCCTCTCACAGCAGCCTGAACAGGGCCAACAGACCACCACAAGGAGATGCCCACTGGCCTAATGGcggacccaccaccaccaccagtagtgcccccttcctcctcctccaccaccccggGCCTCGTCACGCTCAGCTGCTGGCCGGACTCTGCGCCACCACGTCGTCAGGTTTGGATGccaacggtggtggtggtgacactaCTGGTGCCTCGTGCCAACAGGTGGGGGGCCCTGGACTTGGACTGTCTGCTGCCCTGAAGGAGGGGCTCCTGCTTAGGACCCAGGGGATGGGTGGACGTGAAGAAGACCCTGGGTTGAGAATGGAAGAGGCACAGCAAATACGCACAGCAACAGGCAAGTGTATGCCTCTTCACTTGGCTACTACAACATAAGAAAATGAATAACATTATTAAAAATTGTACCCACTGAAGTCTACAAATTAGTTGGCTTCATATGTCACTTTACATAAGTTTAATGGACCTAAGGTTGAGAATGGAAGATGCACAGCAAAGACACAGCAACAGGGAAGTGCATGCCTCATTCCTCAGCAACAACATTTATAACAATTTTACCCACTGAAGTCTACAAATTAGTAGGATTCATACATGTCATTTTACACAAGTTTAATGCAACTACTGTAATACATACACAAAGAGCCAGTCTCCCATCATGCCTAGTTCACTTCACTAATCGTTCTCCATTAATGCTAACTTAAAATTCAACACAAGGCTTAATTGATAAGATCTTCGTGgtcattcatggttttcatgagGAGAAAACATACAAGCCAAGACTTTAATGCCATTTCACTAGAATTAACCATGCACTTACCCTCATAAATGAAGGCATATTTACtgatttattgttttatttttaggaGCATcaaaactccacaaaaagaagcaCAGCAGGCCTACCTTCAGCGGATACCAGATCTTCGTCCTGGAAAAATCCTTTGAACAGAACAAATACCTGTCGTCAACGGAGAAAAAGCAGCTGGCCCGATCCTTGGGGATGGCCGAATCACAGGTGAAGGTGAGATTGGCttctctgtgtgtacatgtggtgaAAAAAGATTATGGTTTCTGTAAAACTCTACCACCCTACTGTATTAAAAAAATCATTAAATGTTGAACATAGCATACATGAAAATACATGCTTGCTTGGTCAGCATTTTCTGTGTTAATTCCTATCAGTGCTCTTAGAATAACAGTTGTATCAATGACCAAAGAAGGTGAGTGCAATGAATTATTGTCTATGCAATACTTTTTGAATGATGTGGTGAGCCACGTAGTCGTGATTTGCAGAGGTacccaaagtaaaagtagaagaacATCTATGGTGCACTGTAAGTGTTGTCACTAGCACATgtgcaggggtggaaagtaactaattacatttactcaagtattgtacttgagtagcttttatgagtactttgtactttttaagtagtttttaaaattaatacttttacttgtacttaaggacattttgacccaagtactttactctcgttacactggaacctggcctgagtactgagtaaaaaaatagacaaaatgacattcaaaataatgccacaatctgccggaaatgaaaggttatgcaggatggcacacagcatttccgctattttactatcttggatcaatgtattggatgatggcttgTGCCAAGCAAGATATAGAGGATATGAGGACGATattcaagtgaaaaaaaaaaatatcgagAGGagagctaattaaaagtaactaagtacttttactcaaattacattttaagtgaagtactttttacttttacttgagtagatttttagataggtacttttacttttacttgagtaggatttaggcaaagtaaagatacttttacttgtgtacagattttctgtactctttccacctctgcacaTGGTGTTACACAGCAGTTACAGCAGTCATTCCATTGTGCATAATGAGGTGGCTACATGTTGTTACTGAAGAAAAAAACGAGAAAAGAAAGTGTcattttgatccaaccagcgcagagtctatagtgactgtagaccagttactgaGTGAAGTTACGTACTTGCAtcggaaggaaactatggcaggttttgtttgTTACTTCTGCTTTCACCTCTGGGCATGGCATGAGTTGATTACCAGTGTGGCAAGCTATGTGCAagctcagcctgatctccaaaaattccgtgctcctggacatggatgttaaggacacgaaatccgtgtccaggagcacggattccgtgctcctagacacagaattgttttccgtgatgggcacacggaactgctttctatattcccacagcactgtgttaactttgtcattagaaaatacataccaaatgctaatcctaaacaaaataatgctatagcaatttaagttgtgcagtgaccaaaacattccctaacctgtcattaaagacatatttttgagaaataccttttccagttggttgataggctatcaaattcctATAATGAATGCAAGAATACTAGCTGTGTCcggaccaaaacaatccctaaccctaacttgtcagtaagaaatgtttttttgagaaaaaatatttgaaattagaaaaatcctgagaaaacacaagactgtggaaacatacagtgagtccaatatgtatttgatcccttgctgattttgttggtttgcctactaacaaagacatgatcagtcaataaatgttatgatatgaagagacagaatatcaaaaagaaaatccagaaattaacttaagagaatatatattaatttatttccatatcatcgagcaaaataagtatttgatcccctgccaactgattacagttccgggcccacagaccagatgggcacttccgatcaacttgtcatctgaattaaagacacctgtacatactaacatgcataaaagacacattgaatcagcagaatcagtccatagtatgagtgaatctatcacactccaacctcaccagcatgggaaagaccaaagagtggtcaaattatatcagggacaagattttagacttgaacaaagattaaatgggctgcaaagccacaagaaagagactgggtattaatgactcagttgttgatgcatttcttccaaaatgtgaggaatacaaaatgactatccatcagcctgtctggggctctatacacgatttgaccttttgtagggatttgataatcatgagaacagaaagaaagcaccctagacctgtacgggatgaactaggcaatgatatcaaagctactgggaccaaaatcactgagaaaactactggtagcacttaatgccacagaggtttaaaatcctgtagtgcacacatggtacctctacttcagaaggaacctgtgcagtcccacctgaggttcgccaacggacatcagactggtttaggatatgataaggaggtgctgtagtcagatgaaaccaaaatcaagctgtttggcattaacacaattcaatgtgttttgagaaagagtactgctgtctacaGTATGATcacaagaacaccctcctcaccatcatgcatgaaagtggtatcattatggtttgagggtgtttgtctggccaaggcacagggcaacttcacatcgtcaatgaatggatggagggagaggtgtaatgtgcaatcctgagtgcaaacgtccttccctccaccactacactgaagggtgggccatttttggatctcccaacatgacaataatacacaacatacagtcaaagcaacgaaggagtggctcaataagaagcatattaaagtcgtggagtggcctacagtctgcaaatattaaccctatagtaattctatggaaagaactgaacctcccatttgccaagatacagaccacaaactgttaatgttttagagataatatgcaaagaaaaatgggcaaaaatattttctactttatgcacaaacattgtcatcaactaaaagaagcatcggacctcagtgctagacaactagggctttgccacaaagcactttatcttctttagctagaggggtcaaatacttatttgcctaaattaaatagaaataaatcaaaatatattattttaagttattttccggaatttatttttgatattctgtctctccatgtttgaatatatattatcataaatttatagactgatcatgtctttattagtgggcaaaccggcaaaatcagcaagggatcaaatacatattggactcactgtagaacTGTGGGAGTATGGAGAGcagttctgtgtgtccatcacggaaaataattctgtgtccaggagcacggaattttggccaAATTCGTGCTactggacacggatttcatgtccttaacatccgtgtccaggagcacagaatttttggagatcatgttggcaaGCTAGGCTTCTCAATAGGCCTAACTGGTGACCCAAGATGTCAGAACCCACAGTGATTGCTCAGAACAAATCGTAATGTAATgacaaaataatgataataaataataataacttttatATTGTCGATTTTGTTATTAAAAGCGTCtggcaaatgcaatgcaatgtaaggtaatgtagaCATGGAGACGTCATCAGCTGTTGCGAGTAACTAGACAGCTTTTAACACACTTGACAGCTTGCAAcaccaaaaaagaaaacacagtgGTGTAGCCGCCAATCCTCTCAGTGTAGCGCCGCTTTGAAGGTTTTATGCAGGTCATACAACGCTTCCACCCAACagcacatgcctgatgaagaccctgttgggtcgaaccTTCAAAGCGGCGCTatagtgtgcagacttctactcttttccaatatcagatacgcctttgtcctgtacctggcctcagtgaggtgggatgtgcatactcttaatCTTAGTTATGAAGTACCCGCCAATCCTGACATGGGATCTCTACTGTACGTATATGTGCAGGTGTGGTTTCAGAACCGCAGGACCAAATGGAGGAGGACATCAGCAGCACCAGGATCAGACCCGGAGGGCAGAACGGCCAGAGCACGGGTCACACCTGCTGCTGCCCAGGTCAGGCCTCTGCCGGACGGGGAAGACGACAACAAACCGCTTGACCCCAACAGGGACGACGACCGGGTTCAAAGGTTACTCAGGCGTCACGGTCAGAGCCACCACAGCCCCCCAGGTGAGATGTCAGTGCTGCAAATGGAAAAGGCGTTTACTACACACTTCTCACACTGCAAAGATGTATGATGCAGGGTTTGGTTGGACGTGGAAGTGAATGCCTTCGTGTGGGACAGTGGAACTTAGGAATAGGCCTGCCCTGCACCATACTGTAATGGACAATGACTCTGGACAATCGATTCAACTTGAAAATACTGTACGTCTAATCTGATTGGGTGGACCTGAAAGACAAGTGCCTACAACAGCCAATCCATGGCTATAACTGAGGTAAATGGTGAGGCCTGGTATAAACGCTGTAAAGatacagggtgcattccaatatgcaaccttgcatcctccacttgggcttgtggcctcacgttttgctgttgccctgcctctgtggagaaaacagtttagtgttcccgctgtcagccttaccaaaacaatttttgggagactattcttcatttaccatcctgtttgaaaatgagcaaatgactttacaattgagcttttgcgagatattgaaatacaacgCGGTTGTAAGTGATgccatcacgacatattacttcctggtacgaggccacaagcacaagtggaggatgcaaggtcgcatattggaacgcactcatccACAGTGAAACTGAAACCAAAGCATCTGAGTCCCAGTGTGGAGGCTGACATGAGGGGCTTGGTAGTGAACACGAAGCTGCATCTGCGTGTCTTTGTCAGAGGGCACTAGAGCGTAATTGAGGGTGTGCACCACAgcggtagaaaataacactagaggtgatcccgcccccccttttacggcaatctgtagcggccattatctgtaggtagatcagagaaatggaaattaacggagaacaaggctcacctctgtcaaaaatggcttaatcatgtgaaaatgtccatcaacacactatacaaggacaatagttgaagtgtgttgctaactatgttcataaaagatatttgatttttaaatgtattttatcgactcatatgatttaagtagatatttagcctgacatttcaaatctggtctttgattaatgtgttacttcatattcaaacagttttagtcattttttgacaggggtgggcgtgttctccattgacttgcattgcctgaaggaacctacactacctacggaagttgggaagctccatctgccatttcccagtgctgtcccAAATTGctgtgttattttctacctctatggtgtgcACTTTCAGACGAGGATCCAGCCAAAGGGCTTGAGCGTCTTTTGACTTTGTGGATGGATTACAATACAGACAATTTGTCTTCTTGCTTTCTATTCATATGTCCACATATACATTTTGGAGCAGCACATATTGGGAAATAAAAGGAATAAAAGGATTTTAAAATAAAAGAATTCTGCAAGGCTACTATTTGCACTAAGGATGGTCTGGTGACCAAACACATTCTGCACGTGTGGGTAGACTATAAAAAATACCAGCTGTCTCAGAATTCAAAGTTAttatttttagacttta carries:
- the LOC134459051 gene encoding homeobox protein Nkx-6.3-like isoform X2 — its product is MDHPDSAPSFLHGAMHGGSFPQRHHYQSSPSCPLASHSSLNRANRPPQGDAHWPNGGPTTTTSSAPFLLLHHPGPRHAQLLAGLCATTSSGLDANGGGGDTTGASCQQVGGPGLGLSAALKEGLLLRTQGMGGREEDPGLRMEEAQQIRTATGASKLHKKKHSRPTFSGYQIFVLEKSFEQNKYLSSTEKKQLARSLGMAESQVWFQNRRTKWRRTSAAPGSDPEGRTARARVTPAAAQVRPLPDGEDDNKPLDPNRDDDRVQRLLRRHGQSHHSPPGEMSVLQMEKAFTTHFSHCKDV
- the LOC134459051 gene encoding homeobox protein Nkx-6.3-like isoform X1, whose protein sequence is MDHPDSAPSFLHGAMHGGSFPQRHHYQSSPSCPLASHSSLNRANRPPQGDAHWPNGGPTTTTSSAPFLLLHHPGPRHAQLLAGLCATTSSGLDANGGGGDTTGASCQQVGGPGLGLSAALKEGLLLRTQGMGGREEDPGLRMEEAQQIRTATGASKLHKKKHSRPTFSGYQIFVLEKSFEQNKYLSSTEKKQLARSLGMAESQVKVWFQNRRTKWRRTSAAPGSDPEGRTARARVTPAAAQVRPLPDGEDDNKPLDPNRDDDRVQRLLRRHGQSHHSPPGEMSVLQMEKAFTTHFSHCKDV